The sequence below is a genomic window from Marmota flaviventris isolate mMarFla1 chromosome 9, mMarFla1.hap1, whole genome shotgun sequence.
TAAACACTTTATTTCTCTTAGTATTGCCagattttcagaataaaataaaataccacttaaaattaataacagaTTTTCTAGTTTTTGAATACCTCTTACTTACCTAATTAGTTTTGAGAGCCAAATGTGCCTTATGAGAAGCTTTTAATATTCAGATCAGTCTGCTTATGTGATCTTTATTCTTGGATCAATATGTTATCCCCttcatcaataaaaattatcttaatatAAGTAGTTTAAGACCACTTGTCTAGAAGTTTGCATTATAGCATTTAAAAAGTATCCCTGAGAGAAATTagctttaaaatatatgcaaacatCTGTACCCTGACTCAAGTCAAAATCCATCATGTGGTCGAAAGGCTTATCAAACCTACCTCTTTCATGCAGCGCTGGTGTTGAagtgaaagggaaaggaaaacaaatttagTTGTGGCACATATTTAGTGCTGTATCTACTAAAAACATGTGGTGGCTTAAGATATTTCAGAATTTATAGTGTTTTGTAAATAtcaaacttcaaaagaaaaaaggcgAGATGCTTAAATATAGTTTGGAAAACCAGattatattgttctattttatgcatgtataaatGTGTAACAATGAGTCCCACTATTAGAGActattaggtataattataaCACACCAATTTTAAAGAGAGAAGGCTGATGTGTTCCCTTGGATCCAGAAGCAGAATTTCCTATTGTTGTGGAATTCACTTATCATGTCTTAATCCTGCCACAGTGGATTCCTTATGCCATGTGCATCTTCACTGGAactatatatatcttaaaatgggaaagagaaaaatcccACTCTCCCCAAaccattgaataaaataaaagaaaattaataaataacattacTTCTGTTGGACATTTGTTAAGGTCagaagataaaatttaatatcacTGATTCCCAaacttcatttataaattaagaataatttaaCATCATTCAATTTCCTGTAAATAACGTAAGAGAGATGATGTTtgccatgtctttttttttttagagagagagagagagagagagggaattttttaaatatttattttttagttttctgtggacacacatctttattttatttttatgaggtgctgaggatcgaacccagcacctcacgcataccaggcgagcgcgctaccacttgagccacatccccagaccctgccATGCCTTTTTAAATGCAATACAAATGCTATCTTATACTATTTcattgaattaaatttaaattatgtacACAATGGAAGAAGCAGAATCATAAAAGCAATACAAATTGGAttctttatacacacatatacatacatagaatatatatgtattacagaatatgattccatttatgacAGTTCATATGTACGTTATATATCTACACACATATAGCAGTATTAGGTAGATATTATGTACATATCATATAGATATATAATGTACACATAATGTACACATTATGACTGCATTTCTGAACTTAAGGAAACCTCACTTAAAAATTGAGAATACAGGCAAGATTCAAGAAATAAGTCAAAGGAGGTGAAGAGGCAGGggctaatggaaaaaaaaacaaaaacaacaaaacaaaccaagaagccaacaaaacaaaaaatacttctACTCTTCTGGCCAAAGAAGCTAGGGAAATGATTATTGTCACGCTGAGATTTAGAACAAGAAGAAAATCCCTTGCAACCTTCTTCCCCAGGATACAGCCATTTAGAATTTTCTTAGATGGCTGTGTTCACTCTTATTCATACTGATGCAGGGGAGTTTGAGAAAGAAATAGGACTCTTCTCTGTCCTCTCCACATTTCATTGCTTGCTGATTGGCCAATACCAATTTTAAACTCTATACCAAAGGAGCTTTGCTGATGATGTCCTtaatttcaaatacataaaataaagcagagaaaaataGACAAGGCCCTTAATGGAAGAATAGGGGTAAAGGGAGGATTCCCCACACACCTGTATTGTCTGGAAATGTACAATGTTCCTATGGCTATGAAATATTAATTCAATTTAAAGAGATAAAGCCATAAGGCCAGATCTGTCAATAGATAATTCaggaaaagtaaattattttccaaactcCAAAACTTTCTCCTTATACTACATACCATTCTATTTTGTAGGTTATAGACAGGAGAACTTAATATTTccctaaataaaacaaatattaaaacattcacCATAAACTAAAATATGTAATTCCCCTGGCTCCACTATTCTTGGGAGATTTTATTCCCTAAGGGAGTGGGGAGTTGGAAAAATTAAAGATCTTAATGAGTTTAAGCTTTCCAGAATGACAGAATTGTGATTTTTTCATAATCTAGATAAATTTCTGTGAGAAATAATTGAACCATAGAGATTTGGTCCCTATGAGGTGATTTTATTATAAGCTATTCAGTTTGTTAACATCAATGCTGTTGATGTGAAATCACTCTCCATTTTGAGGTAGGATTAGGCTTGTTTCTTTTAAAGGTTTTAATCCAGAAATAAACATAccaattgataaaaataaattgggcTGAATCCTAATCTCATGAATTAGCTAACTAATCTATTTCAAGATTACTATTCTTCCTAAAGTGAGATACTTACTAAGAAATGTATATTTGAGTAAGGGTTTATAGTATTAAAATGCCTTAAAAGGTGTATTTCATGAAGGTGccttctttcaatttatttttctcactcaAATTGAGTTATGACCACATGCCAAGAAGATACTACCTTCATTAAAACCAAAAGGAAATGGGTTAGATACTGTGGGAGGCAGAGCAGTGGCAGAAAACATGAGAGAACTTCAGGGTAATGTGAATTTCAAGAGTGCAAAGCCTAAAACGCCCTTAGCTCCACTGATGTCCATTGTAAATGCTGCTCTCTGAGATTGCTGACTCAAACCATCTAGGATCTTTGGTGCATTCTCTTGAAACGAAGGCTAGTTTTCTAAAATACTCTGTTAAATTATCTAGCATGCCAATATTTTGCTTGCATTATCGCATTTCCCATAGCAAAATATGAATGGAGATGctaattcttttgaatatttattagcATTCCATAAATATAGAGAATAAAAGTATCATTCCATCACCAAAAGTGCATTTGTCTCTTTGACAATTGTTTTAGTAAAATTCACTTGGACCTTATGggcttaaaagaagaaaatcataaaatattttgaatttccaTTGAGATAGGTGAGTTCTGCCTCTTTCCCTAGCCAATTGTCCAAAGAACACTTCAGTGTtaaatttatatgttttcttGCAGCTTAACTTTTTTCccatcattgttttttttcttttcagcttcTTAAAAGGAGTCATTTTACCATGATCACATGTAGGTATGTGTCATTAAAGAAGGATGTGGGTTTTCCATGGTTGTTCTCCATGGTCCCTGCTATTCTCCCCCAATGTGGGGAGATGTACTTCATGATATTTTAAGTGCTCTCCCAGttgtataattattatgattattatttgacTATGAtgcaaagaatatatattttatgctttgaGGGAGCTGTATTGAATTTGTGATATAGCATTTTTAACCATTTATCCAGAAGTTAGAATAAGGAAGAATGACAACAAATAGTTATGGTATAGGGATTACTCGTTCAGTTTTTCATCATTATTCTTCCTCTAACTTACCGTAGCCCCTTGTTGCAATAAGTTTTCCTCAAAACAACTGCATCATGAATATTTAATACCCTCAACATATTTGTATGGAAATGTGTGCTGTTTATGGATTTATAGAAAGATATTTATACATATTCTGTATATACTCAGATGACTGAGATTTATCTTTTCTACCTTAACCTATTCAACACCCTGCTTCATGTCCCTAAGTTCATTTATCTGTGGAAAACCTACATAATTTTCAATGGTAGATAATTTAGAAACTTCACCCAAAGCTATATAATGAGAAAAAGGAATGTGGtttcaaagaaaattatcttttgcTACCGTATGTTTCAGAATATTTTGagtgaataaatatgaaaaacaattgCCAAAGATAGGGCCTCTTTAAACATAAAAAGACATGATAAGAGGAAttcataaattcatttaaaatatgaatgtctgttttatatatatatatatatatatatatatatatatatatatatatatatatataaaatagtatatatatatatatatatatatatatatatatatatatatatatatatatatatctttatgtgTGGAGTCTCATATTAATTTACATGTTTCGAATATTGAACACATGCTATATTGGCTTTTCCTTTGTGGGACATGAATGTGTAAGCCTGAAATAAGGGGAAGAATTATCAGATGGCATGGTGGAAGTAACttataaatgacaaaattcagatgcattttcctttcctttcctttagaCCTTATTTGCAATCATGAAAACATAATGTTAAAGAAAAACTACACCGTGGTGACTGAGTTTATTCTGCTGGGACTCACAGATCGAGCAGAGCTGCAGCCTGTCCTTTTTGTGGTGTTTTTAGTCATCTACCTTATCACAGTAATTGGCAATGTGACAATGATTTTCTTAATCAGAGCTGACTCAAAGCTTCACACCCcaatgtacttcttcctcagccaCCTCTCCTTTGTAGATCTCTGTTATGCCACTACTGTTGCCCCTCAGATGCTGGTTAACTTCTTGTCTAAGAGAAAAACCATTTCCTTCATTGGCTGCATAATACAATTCCACTTTTTCATTGCCCTGGTGATAACTGATTATTATATGCTTGCAGTGATGGCTTATGACCGCTacatggccatctgcaagcccttGTTATACAGTAGCAAAATGTCCAGgcgtgtgtgtctctctcttgtTGTTGCTGATTATGTTTATGGCTTTGCAAATGGCCTTGTGCAGACCATCCTGATGCTTCGTCTGTCCTTTTGTGGACCCAATGAGATTAATCACTTTTATTGTGCAGATCCCCCTTTAATGGTGCTAGCCTGCTCAGATACCTATGCCAAGAGAATGGCCATGTTTGTG
It includes:
- the LOC114082133 gene encoding olfactory receptor 5M5-like; this encodes MLKKNYTVVTEFILLGLTDRAELQPVLFVVFLVIYLITVIGNVTMIFLIRADSKLHTPMYFFLSHLSFVDLCYATTVAPQMLVNFLSKRKTISFIGCIIQFHFFIALVITDYYMLAVMAYDRYMAICKPLLYSSKMSRRVCLSLVVADYVYGFANGLVQTILMLRLSFCGPNEINHFYCADPPLMVLACSDTYAKRMAMFVVAGSNLTCSLTIILISYIFIFAAILRIRSAEGRQKAFSTCGSHLTAVTIFYGTLFCMHLRAPSETSVEQGKIVAVFYIFVSPMLNPMIYSLRNKDVKIAIRKVFKKELFAK